The DNA window CAACTGGGCGGATGGGTCAATGGATACCTCACACGTCAGGAAATTAAAGGTTGGTATCAGAATCTAAAATTTCCATCATTTCGACCACCAAACTGGGTTTTCGGTCCGGTGTGGACCTCCCTTTACGCCGGAATGGGTATGGCTTCGTATCTGGTGTGGAGAGATGGTGGCGGCTTTGAAGGTGTCGCCCGAGGACCCTTGATACTTTATGGAACCCAGTTGGCTTTAAACTGGGCCTGGACTCCAATCTTCTTCAAGCGACATGAGTTGAAATGGGTGCACATTTATAAAGTATGTATTGATAGATAACCCGAAATAATGAAATCTTTCGTTTCAGAGTTTTATTGAGCTTGCAGCTTTGACAACTACCGTTGCAATAACAGGAATATCTTTTTTCAACGTAAACAAAGTTGCCGGTTATTTGTTCTTTCCTTACTTTGCATGGTGTTCGTTTGCGACATTgctaaattataaaatattcaaGCTAAATCCTACGGCCACCAATGAAGAGATAAAGGAAagcaaacaaaaatgaaatgccAAGATTGAATGACATCATCACCATTGTCAATTACGCATCAAGTCTTCCAACAGTGCAATTATATCTATATAAGCGGTAAGGTGCTAAATTAGACAGTCCACAAGACGTTGGTTTCACAAATCAGCGGTGGGATGCTCTGGTTCTGTAAATAGAAAAAAGTCCACGaaataaatggaaaaaaatcagcTGATCAGATACCGTGTCTAAAAGTAATTAATTTACGTTATTGAATCAGAAGCGTCTTATGGATTGCCCAATTTTCATTATCAATGAATGTAATATATTGTGGATAAGAGCACACATAAATTTTTACATATCAACCATACATGTTAGTACGATCGTAGGTGTAGCCCTGAAAATGTCATGTACCAAATGCCTACCAAAATAGGTTATGTTCCGTAATATTATGCATTGGTAGAAAGGGAAACATGGGATACGATAAAAGGTATATAGAAATTGACATCAATAAAATGACTATCAGCCATATTCTGTGCTATATCACCAGTTCAGTTTTCTAGCAGTTAGAATAATCGGTCAATAGTTCATTAAACTTACTGGGTattcgtcaaatgctcataaaaccggcTTTACAAGCATTTCATGTCTCTAACGAATGTGGTTCGAATGAATCATATTGagcaaggtgcttagagttaattgcaaataacttttgttcgaaaaaaaaaatcctttcaaTGCAGAATTCGGTTGCCTTAGCTGCGTTCGTTTACTCGGTGAATTTCGAGTGGAACAAACAACCTCTGGGTTTAAGGACAGGGCGGTAGTGTAAAAATGTGAGATCATATACTGCACTGAAGACTCGTTTTTATCAAACCCTTGGTGTATACACCaagggctgacaaaatcgggacttattttttctgtttaatAAACCAAAGCTGTTAAAATAGTATTGAATATCTAGACATAGCCGTATAACCCTGTCTGATTATTTAGcatcaatggaaaaaaaattgttgcattTTGCATCttaaagataagaaaaatatgctcaagaaaggatttactcgtatTTGACTCGGTTcgcctgctagagcccatcaaacgaaTTTTCAtcttaggctgacaaaatcggatcTTCACTATATATCTTCGGGGCCCTAAATAATACGTCAAATGTTGGGGTAGCATCGCTTTTCTTTCATGAGAAGGGCTACGACATATctttgaaatttgtttattgtGCCGACGAATTACAATCGGATCGAGGTAAAGTCCAGTTTTAACTTACCCGTGCAGTAATTCCACCAAGACAATTTCTTACACTACGGCGTAATCGACAAACTGCTGCTGTTGCAATTGCTCGATTGGTTTGACAGTTATCTTTTCGCCAGTTGAGGACCAAGTTACCGGATCACTGGAGTGAAGTTTATAATGTTTCTTAAGCGATTCCTTCTTGGCAAAAGATTTCTCGCATATATCGCAATTGAAAACCTGCAAAATTTCCTAGTAAATAAATAGATATCTGCTTCAACAACTGAATATACCTTAACGCCCGTATGAACATGCGAGTGCTGAACCAAAAGAAGCTTGGTTCTGAAAGATTTGTCACATAAATCGCACGAGAATGGCCGAATGTTAAGGTGACTCATATTATGTGATCGAAGCGCCTTATGGGAAGTGAAAGATTTTCCACACGTGTCACAAAGAAGATTCAGAATTTTGCTATGCGTAGCAATATGATCATTCAGTTCACGTCGTGTTGCGAACGTTTGTTCGCAGCATTTATATACATAGCCTAGTTCTTCAACTTCTTCCCCATGTACTTGACTTTTATGGTTCTCCAGGTTAAATGAGTTAGTGTAAACTTTACCACACTGATCACATATTAGTTGTGGCTTTGGATTGTGCGAAAGTCTGTGCTGATAGAGCGCTCGGCGACTTTCGCAAAATTTTCCGCAATGTTCGCATGTACAGCTAACTTTTTTGCAGGCTATGTTCTGATTAATATGGGATTGCAGCTCTTCAAAGCTACTGAATTTCGATTTACAAGTAACGCACACGTAATG is part of the Topomyia yanbarensis strain Yona2022 chromosome 1, ASM3024719v1, whole genome shotgun sequence genome and encodes:
- the LOC131676913 gene encoding translocator protein, whose translation is MVQFDEVAKVVGAIVLPQLGGWVNGYLTRQEIKGWYQNLKFPSFRPPNWVFGPVWTSLYAGMGMASYLVWRDGGGFEGVARGPLILYGTQLALNWAWTPIFFKRHELKWSFIELAALTTTVAITGISFFNVNKVAGYLFFPYFAWCSFATLLNYKIFKLNPTATNEEIKESKQK